The following DNA comes from Polynucleobacter sp. MG-6-Vaara-E2.
AATCTCAAAGGCATTGCTAAGCACTAAATCTTTCCAAGCCTTGAGAATGATTTCTTCTTCACCATCGCGTGTACTAGCAGCACACACCATGAGTCGATTACTTGCATGGAAATCTTGATGCCATGCTTTGCCTTGGGCAACCAGTTGTGGATCAAGAGGCACATCAAACTTCATATTGCCGGTTATGGCTACATTTTTTACACCCAAGCTGCGATAACGATCCGCATCAAATTCAGTCTGCGCCAAGATGCCTGCAAAGGCCTGAAATAATGCACGTCCTGCCTTACCAAAACGATTCACGCGACGCGCACTTCTCTCAGAAAGGCGGGCATTGACCAAAAATAAAGGTAAATTGATTTCGGCACAACGAAACACGACTGTTGGCCAAGCCTCTGTTTCCATGAAGAGGCCAAATTTTGGCTTAAACGTTTTCAGAAAATGCTCCACGCACCAGCAAAGGTCGTAAGGCAAATACACCTGACGAATTTGGCCAGCACTAATGGCTTTGTTAAAAAGTTGTTTTCCTGTACGACGACCATTGAGGGTCATATGCGTGAGCAAAATTGATTCGCCACGGGCAAGATAGGCTTCAATTAAAGGCTGAGCCGCGCGGGTCTCACCCACAGAAACTGCATGTATCCAAATGGAGCCTTTAATAATCGGTTTCTCATACCCAAATCCAAGGCGCTCTGGAATGTGATGTAAATAAGCAAATGAATATCGTGCGCGCCAAGCTAGGCGCACAAACGCTAATGGCAACAGCAGGTGCCATAGCAATTGGTACGCAGCAAACCAGAGACGAGGATGAGCCCCGTATCCTGAATTGGAGGTCACACTCACTTTTTGAGACGTTCGGTCAATTCGACCGCCTTACCGAGATAAGAGGATGGTGTCATTTCAAGCAAACGTGCTTTTGCATCATCTGGAATCTTCAAACCACGAATGAAGTTTTGTAAATCTGCTTGGTTGATACCTTTGCCACGCGTCAATTCTTTTAATTGCTCGTAGGGATTCTCAATACCATAACGACGCATCACAGTTTGTACCGGCTCAGCCAATACTTCCCAGCATTCATCTAGATCCGCAGCAATAGCTGCGTGATTCACCTCTAACTTACCTAGACCGCGCAATGCACTGTCATAGGCTAGAACACTATGGCCAAACGCGGGGCCCAGATTACGCAAAACAGTAGAGTCTGTAAGGTCACGCTGCCAACGAGAGATTGGTAATTTTTCTGCGAGGTGCCGTAAGAGGGCATTCGCTACGCCTAAGTTACCTTCAGAGTTTTCAAAATCTATAGGATTGACTTTATGCGGCATAGTTGAAGAACCAATCTCGCCTGCCTTGGTACGTTGCTTAAAGTATCCAACAGAAATATAAGCCCAGAAGTCACGATCCATATCTAGCAAAATCGTATTGGCGCGCGCAATCGCATCAAACAACTGGGCCATACCATCATGCGGCTCAATCTGAATGGTGTATGGATTAAAAGTTAATCCCAGACGCTTTTCAACAACACCCTTGGAGAAGTTTTCCCAATCAAAATCAGGGTAGGCAGATAAATGTGCGTTGTAGTTGCCAACAGCACCATTCATTTTGCCAAGCAATGGCGCTGCAGCGATAGATTCAATTGCGCGCTCTAAGCGTTTAGCAATATTGGCAATCTCTTTGCCTAAAGTACTTGGCGAAGCAGGTTGTCCATGTGTACGAGAAAGCAAAGGCACTTTTGCGTTCTCAATAGCCAAATCAGTCAATACAGAGAGTACCTTGCGCAGCTGTGGTAACAACACTTCATCACGCGCACCACGCAACATCAAACCATGTGAGGTGTTGTTAATGTCTTCGGAGGTACAAGCAAAATGAATAAACTCACTTGCTTTTAATAAATCAGGGCGGCCAGCAACTTTCTCTTTCAAGAAGTATTCAACTGCTTTGACATCATGATTGGTTACCGCTTCAATATCTTTAATGCGCTGTGCGTCGGCATCAGAAAAGTTTTCTGGCAGGGAAAGCAAAAAAGCTTCGTCAGCTGCGCTGATCTTAGGAACATCTGGCAGGCCTGCAGACGCCAAAGCCAATAACCAGTGAATCTCCACAAAAACCCGCTGACGCATAAAAGCAGCCTCGGATAACCAAGGACGCAAAGCGTCTAGTTTTCCGGCATAGCGACCGTCTAAAGGGGAAAGGGCGTTAAGGGTAGAAAGCGGCTGACTCACGAATATTGCCTTTACATTGAAGAAATCAATAAAACCTGATTTTAATGCGTTCTGAGCCTGGGCAAACCTGAGTTTGGGTGGCTATACTGTGCCCTATGAAACTGATCGGATCCCTTACCAGCCCCTATGTACGTAAAGTACGCATTGTTTTCTTGGAAAAGAAGCTTGATGTCGACCTTGAATTAGACAATGTATGGTCTGCAGACACCAAAATCGCTAGTTCCAACCCTTTAGGGAAGGTTCCATGCCTCATTCCGGATGATGACGAGGCAATCTACGACTCTAGAGTGATTGCAGAATATGCTGACGCCTTGAGTCCAGTCAGCAAGCTTATCCCTACCGACAATCGTGAGCGTGCTGCAGTGAAGACCTGGGAGGCCTTGGCTGACGGCATTATGGATGCCGGCATCTTGGCTCGCCTTGAGCGTACATGGCGCCCTGCAAATGAGCAATGCACAGCATGGGTAGATCGTCAAAACGGCAAGATCAATAAAGCACTTGAGCAAATGTCTGAGAAGCTTGGTGAAAATGCCTGGTGTCATGGCAACCAAATGACTTTGGCAGATGTTGCCCTTGGATGTGCAGTTGGCTATCTTTTATTTCGCTTTCCAGAAATTAAATGGCAGGCGCAATATCCAAACTTAGATCGCTTGTATCAAAAGCTATTGCAACGTGCTTCGTTTGTTGAAACCGAACCGCCAGCTGCATAGTTAATATTTTAGGGATTAGGCGGAAATAATTCCGCCACCCAAACAAATATCACCGTCATACAAGACGGCTGATTGTCCAGGGGTCACAGCCCATTGCGCATCTGGAAAACTTAAACTGAAATTCAAAGAATCATTGTTGCTTAATGTGCAAGCAGAGTCTGCTTGACGATAACGTGTCTTAGCAGAGTAATTTCCAGCAGTAGGCGTAATGCCAGCAACCCAACTCGCATCGATAGCATCGAGCTTACCGGCCAATAGCCACGGGTGCTCATGACCTTGCACTACGTATAAGGTGTTATTGGTAACATCCTTGCGAGCAACATACCAAGCATCGCCATTGCCGTCCTGACTGCCACCTAAACCGATTCCCTTGCGCTGACCTAGGGTGAAAAATGCTAAGCCCATATGCTCGCCGACAATTTTTCCTTCAGGTGTTTTAATGGGGCCAGGTGCACGCGGTAAGTAGCGATTTAAAAATTCTCGAAATGGCCTCTCACCAATAAAACAAATTCCAGTAGAGTCTTTTTTCTTGGCGTTATGCAAACCAATTTTTTCAGCAATTTCGCGCACTTCAGTTTTAGGAATTTCTCCCAAAGGAAATAAAACATTCGCTAACTGTTGCTGAGTTAAGCGATGCAAGAAATAACTTTGGTCTTTACTGGCATCGAGCGCTTTCAATAATTGCACTTTGCCGCCCTCGTGACGGACACGCGCATAGTGGCCAGTAGCAATGGCATCGGCCCCAAGACTCATTGCATGATCTAAGAAGGCCTTAAATTTAATTTCAGCATTGCAAAGTACATCAGGATTAGGGGTTCGCCCTGCGGAATACTCGCGCAAAAATTCAGCAAAAACCCGCTCGCGATATTCGGCGGCAAAATTGACTGCTTCAACATCAATGCCAATCAAATCAGCAACCGAGACGACATCTAGCCAATCTTGGCGGGCAGAACAATATTCATCGCTATCGTCATCCTCCCAATTTTTCATAAAAAGGCCTACAACCTCATAGCCCTGCTCCTTGAGCATCCAAGCTGCAACCGACGAATCTACGCCCCCAGACATGCCAATAACGACTTTCTTGGGTTTTGAAGGTGGGATTGCTGAAGAATTGAGCTGGATCATCAAAAAATGCGAGAATTCAATATAAGCTGACAAACCACATTGTAGAAGTCTTAGCCCGATTTAACAGAAATTTAGGCAAAAGCCATGCGGGTGGTTTTAGGGGTAAGTAGATGGGCATTTTTTGACCCATTTCACTAAAATAGACATTTAAATTTTGCTTTTGGAGACATGCCATGCGCATAGGAGTGCCGCTGGAAACTAGGTCTGGGGAAACTCGGGTTGCTGCAACACCAGAAACCGTTAAAAAACTGATTGGCCAAGGCCACACTGTCGTCATCCAAAAAGGTGCTGGCGTGCAGGCGAGCCAACCAGACTCTGCTTATGAGGCTGTAGGCGCTTCTATTGGTAGTGCGGCTGACGCCTTTAGCGCAGAAATTGTTCTCAAGGTACGCGCTCCTGAGGCTGCAGAACTGAAACAAATTCAATCTGGCAGTGTGCTGATTGGTATGCTCGATCCATTTGATAGTGACAACATTGCTGCTATGGCTGCTCAAGGGATTACTGGCTTCTCCTTAGAAGCTGCCCCACGCACTACTAGAGCACAAAGCATGGACGTATTGTCATCTCAAGCAAATATTGCTGGATATAAAGCAGTTATGGTTGCCGCAAGTGAGTATCAACGTTTCATGCCAATGTTGATGACTGCAGCGGGAACCGTAAAAGCAGCACGCGTTCTCATCTTAGGTGCTGGCGTTGCTGGTCTACAAGCGATTGCTACTGCAAAACGTCTTGGCGCTGTGATTGAAGCATCTGATGTGCGCCCTGCCGCTAAGGAGCAGATCGAATCTTTAGGTGCAAAGTTTGTTGATGTGCCTTACGAAACAGATGAAGAGCGTGAAATTGCTCAGGGTGTTGGTGGCTATGCCCGTCCAATGCCAGAGGCTTGGATGAGACGTCAAGCAGCCTTGGTTGCAGAACGTGCCCAACAAGCAGACATTGTCATTACTACTGCATTGATTCCTGGTCGCAAGCCACCAGTTCTGCTGCATAGCAACACTGTTGCCAATATGAAGCCAGGTTCTATTGTGATTGATTTGGCAGCTGGCAAAGGCGACAACGGATCTGGCAACTGTCCTTTGACTCAGGCAGATAAAGTGGTTGATGTGAATGGCGTAAAGATTGTGGGTTACACCAATCTAGCCAGCATGGTCGCTGCCGATGCTTCCGCACTTTATGCGCGCAACTTACTCGACTTTATGAAACTGATCGTCGATAAAGAAGCGAAGTTAGTTATCCCGAGTGATGACGACATCGTTACTGCTTGCTTAATGTGTCGTGACGGCCAAGCTGTTCGCAAAAACTAATAGAACATTCATACTAAGGAAACATCATGGATCTCGCTGCTTTTCAAAGTATCCTCACAGTCCAAAGCATCACTGTATTTGTCTTGGCTATTTTTGTGGGCTATCACGTTGTTTGGAACGTAACCCCAGCACTACACACCCCTTTGATGGCGGTTACTAATGCTATTTCTGGAATCATCATTGTTGGCGCGCTCTTGCAGACCGAAGTGATTGGTGGCGATGAAATCACCCTCACCAGTGTGATTGGTGCGGTTGCGGTTTTCTTAGCCTCCATCAATATTTTTGGGGGCTTTATGGTTACCCGCCGCATGCTAGAGATGTTTAAGAAAAAAGCTCCCAAGGCTGACGCAGCTGCTAAATAAATAGAACAAGATCTACAGAGACCAAAACAATGTCAAACATAACCGCTATTTCTTATCTCATTTCATCGGTGCTGTTCATCCTCGCGTTGCGTGGCTTGTCTTCACCTACCACCTCACGCCAAGGCAATACCTTTGGCATGATCGGTATGTTGTTAGCCGTAATCACCACCTTCTTTGTTCCCGACTTCAAACCTGCAGTTTCATTGATTGCTGCAGCAGTTGTAGGTGGCGCAATCATCGGCACCTTGGCTGCGAAGCGCGTTCAGATGACTAAAATGCCTGAGCTCGTTGCTTTGATGCACTCATTCGTTGGCTTATCTGCCGTATTAATTGCAATTGCAGCTGTATTTAATACTGCACATGACCATACTGGTGCCCAAAAGATTGAACTCTTTATCGGAGCATTTATTGGTGCAATCACTTTTACTGCGTCTGTAATTGCCTTCGGAAAACTCTCAGGCAAAGTGAGCGGTAAACCAGTAAGTTTTTCTGGACAACATTTACTAAACCTGGTTTTAGCAGTCTCGATGATTGGTGCAGGTATTGCGTATTACATGGTTGATAGTCATGCTGCGTTCTTGGCAATGTGTGCAATTGCATTGGTATTGGGCGTGACATTAATCATCCCAATTGGTGGCGCAGATATGCCAGTGGTTGTATCTATGCTCAACAGCTACTCTGGTTGGGCGGCGGCAGGCATTGGCTTCACATTAAACAATCCAGTATTGATCATCGCCGGTGCATGCGTAGGCTCTTCTGGTGCGATTCTGTCTTACATTATGTGTAAGGCAATGAATCGCTCTATCCTTGCAGTATTGCTCGGCGGCTTTGGTGCTGAAGCGGCAGCTGGCGGTGGCGATGATGGTGGCCCTAAGAACTACAAAACAGGCTCACCAGAAGATGCTGCCTTCCTGATGGAAAATGCAGATAAAGTGATCATTGTTCCGGGTTATGGCCTTGCAGTTGCCCGCGCTCAACACGCCCTTAAAGAATTGACTGAAAAGTTAACTCATCATGGTGTAACAGTGAAGTATGCGATCCATCCAGTAGCAGGTCGGATGCCTGGTCATATGAATGTTCTTTTGGCTGAAGCTGAAGTTCCATACGATCAAGTATTTGAGATGGAAGATATCAATAGCGACTTTGGTCAGGCTGATGTGGTGTTGATCTTAGGCGCTAACGACGTGGTGAACCCTGCTGCTCGCACACCCGGCAGCCCAATTTTTGGCATGCCAATCTTGGAAGCATTCAAAGCAAAAACCATCATCGTTAACAAGCGCTCCATGGCTGCTGGTTATGCTGGTTTGGACAATGAACTCTTTTACATGGATAAAACTATGATGGTCTTCGGTGATGCCAAGAAGGTTGTAGAAGACATGGTTAAGTCTATTGAATAAAATCAAAGATTTAATCGCCTCATTAAACCGCCTACGGGCGGTTTTTTATTGCGCTAAGATATGACACAAGCATCGACAGAATGCTGAACCATTCAACATCGAGACAATATGCAAATCAAACCACTATTACCCCATATTCTGATTTCTATCTGCACAATCTTTTGGGCTGGATCAATCAGCGCACAGAACAGTTACCCCAATCGCACTATACAAACGATCATGCCTCTCCAAGCTGGTAGTGGGGTTGATATACTGATGCGGCCAATTGCTCAAAGAATGAGTGAAAGTCTAGGGCAAGCAATCACTATTGAAAATATTCCTGGAGGCGCAGGACTGATTGGCGCAGCCAAGATCGCGCAGAGCCCTGCTGATGGTTATGTCTTAGGCGCCTTCAATGACAGCATTCTGACAATGCTGCCTAATCTGTATAAAAAGATTGATTACGATCCGGTGCAAAGTTTTTCTCCAATTTCTGAAGTTGCAGCGATTACTTTTGTTTTGGTGGCTAACCCATCATTCCCAGGAAATACCGCGGCAGACTTGGTACGCATCGCAAAAGAAAAGCCCGGAAAGATTGATTACGCATCAGGCGGCAATGGCTCGCCTCAACACATCGGTATGGAAATTTTCCGCCAATACACAGGCGCCCCTATCGTGCATATCCCCTATCGCGGCGCTGCTGCAGCAGTAACTGACGTGATGGCCGGACAAGTGCCTGTCATGATCAGCGCATTGTCTGTTGTGCTTCCACACATTCGAGCTGGGAAATTAAAAGTATTAGGGGTTGCAAGTAAAACGCGGTCCCCCCTTTTGCCCAACATCCCCACCATTAATGAAAGCGTGAAGGGTTATGAATTTTCTACCTGGGGAGCTCTACTAGCACCCAAAGGCACTCCATCAGCGGTTATTGAAAAACTAAATGAATCTTTAGCATTAGTTCTCAAAGATACAAAACTCCGCGAACAACTTATACAGCAAGGTTTTGAGTTTGTACCACTCGGTCCAGATCATTTAAAAGATATGATCGCCCAAGGATTGGCGAGGATGAAAAAAGTGATTAAAGATGGCGGTATTCAGCCTGATTAATGGACAAAGTCCTCAAAACAAAAGGCTGCTATTTGGCAGCCTTTTGTTATTACTTAAAACCACTCCGTCTAAATCATGCAGCTCTGGATTTCATGTAATTAGCACGCATTGGGCGCAGCACAAAAAATGCCAACAGGGCTGCTGTCGCGTCTAAGGCAATCATGATGCCAAACACTGGTATCCAGCTATCTGCTACACCATGGATATACGCGGCAATTGGACCACCAATAATGGAGCCTACACCTTGAGCCATATACAGGAAACCATAATTGGTAGTCGCATGCTTTTGCCCAAATGTGTCTGTCAAGGTTGATGGGAATAAAGAGAAAATCTCACCCCAACCAAAGAACACCACACCAGACATCAATACAAACATCAGCGGATCGGAGCGTGTCGAGATCCAAATAAACATGGCAATTGCTTCGAGACCAAATGCGATAGTCATCGTGTATTCACGGCCAAGTTTGTCAGAAACCCAACCAAAGAACGGACGAGTAAGTCCGTTGGTAACGCGATCAATTGTGAGCGCTAATGGAAGCGCTGCCATGCCAAATACAGTTGCGGTAGTAATGCCAAAATCTTTTGCAAATGCGCCCATTTGAGAAATAACCATCAGACCAGATGTTGACATCATGGACATCATCAAAAACATGAGCCAAAAGACCGGGGTCTTCAACATCGTTTTTGGCGCAACGCCAGCAGCTGCAGCTTCAATCTGACCTGCTGTTTGCACACGATCAGCATGTGGCACACGAATACCCTGCGCAGCCAGCAAACCCACTGCACCAATGATGTAGCCAAAGAATGTCAAAGTGCTTTGTAAACCGGATTCAGTCAGGCTTGTAGATATTGGGAAGGTCGTCAAAAGAGCGCCGATACCGTATCCCGCAGCAACCATCCCTACTGCAAAGCCACGGTTATTTGGGAACCAACGAACCATTAGACCAACAACACCAATGTAAACAATGCCGGTACCGAGACCGCCCAATACACCATAGGTAATGTAGAGATTCGAGACGGTAGTCAGATTGGCTGAGAGCACCCAACTCAGACCAGTAAGTACGGTGCCTACTGAGAGCAGTAAGCGAGGGCCAAACTTATCAACCAACCATCCCTGAAATGGGGAAAAGAAAGTTTGCAACACAATCAAAAGAGAAAACGTTACTTGAAGCTCAGTCAATGTAACGCCCAACTGACCCATAATGGGTTTAGTAAACAAAGCCCAAACATATTGCGGGCTTGAGATGGACATCATGCAGATCACACCTAAAGCTAGCTGGACCCACTTCGACTTTAAAGGGTTCGTGCTTTCACTCATTGCTTATCTCCTCATTATTAAAATCAACTTCAATTTGGTTAATTCATTTTTATAGATTTACTACGGGTTTCTACTGTCAATTGCGCTAACTTGGTGCAACATGCTTCTTTTTGAATCATAGGCGCATTCAATAAAAAAATGGATAAAAAAACGCCTAGTCTTTTGAACTAGGCGTTTTAACTTCTACGGCTAAGTTGCCGATGAAAGGAGTGGCTATTACATCATGCCGCCCATTCCACCCATACCACCCATGCCGCCCATATCAGGCATTCCGCCGCCAGCAGATTCTTCTTTTGGCGCCTCGGAGATTGCACAATCAGTAGTCAACAACAAGCCAGCAACAGATGCTGCATTTACTAATGCGGTTTTAGTGACTTTAGTTGGGTCGATCACGCCTTGTGCAACAAGATCACCGTACTCACCAGTAGCAGCGTTGTAGCCATTGTTGCCCTTGCTTTCCTGTACAGCATTAACGACTACACCAGCATCTTCACCAGCATTGCTAACGATAGTACGAAGAGGCTCTTGCATAGCGCGCAATACGATACTGATACCAGCGTCTTGATCAGCATTATCACCTTTCAAGCCCTTGATGCCTTGCATTGCACGAATCAATGCTACGCCACCACCAGGCACAATACCTTCTTCGACGGCAGCACGAGTTGCATGCAATGCATCATCAACACGAGCTTTCTTCTCTTTCATTTCTACTTCAGTAGCTGCACCAACACGAATCACCGCAACACCGCCTGCCAATTTAGCAACACGCTCTTGCAATTTTTCTTTGTCATAGTCGCTTGTAGCTTCGTCGATCTGAACACGAATGTTCTTCACTCGCGCTTCAATCGCTTTAGCATCGCCAGCGCCATCAATGATGATGGTGTTTTCTTTGCCGACTTCGATACGCTTCGCTTGACCTAAGTGCTCGAGAGTTGTTTTCTCGAGTGTGAGGCCAATTTCTTCAGCGATAACAGTGCCACCAGTCAAAATTGCAATGTCTTCCAACATTGCTTTACGACGATCACCAAAACCAGGAGCTTTAACTGCACAGGTTTTGATAATGCCGCGAATATTGTTTACAACCAAAGTTGCCAAGGCTTCGCCCTCAACATCTTCAGCAATGATCAACAATGGACGACCAGACTTCGCTACTTGCTCAAGGACTGGGAGCAAATCACGGATATTGGCAATCTTCTTGTCGAACAAGAGAACAAATGGGTTCTCTAATACGGCAACTTGTTTTTCAGGCTGATTAATGAAATATGGAGAGAGGTAGCCACGATCAAACTGCATACCCTCAACTACTTCAAGCTCGTCCTCTAAAGACTTGCCATCTTCAACAGTAATAACACCCTCTTTACCTACTTTTTCCATTGCTTCTGCAATACGCTGACCAATACTGTGGTCGCTGTTTGCAGAAATAGAGCCTACTTGAGCGATTTCTTTAGTAGTGGTGCAAGGCTTGCTGATTTTTGCGAGCTCTTCGATTGCAGCTGTAACAGCCTTATCAATTCCGCGCTTCAAGTCCATTGGATTATGGCCTGAAACAACATATTTCATACCCTCGCGAACGATGGATTGCGCCAAAACAGTTGCGGTAGTTGTACCGTCACCAGCGATATCAGCAGTTTTGGAAGCAACTTCCTTAACCATTTGAGCGCCCATATTCTGAAGCTTATCTTTGAGTTCGATTTCTTTCGCAACGGATACACCGTCTTTAGTGATTGTTGGGCCACCGAATGAACGCTCGATCACTACGTTACGACCTTTTGGCCCCAAAGTAGTTTTAACTGCGTTTGCAAGAATATTTACGCCTTCTACCATCTTGGTACGGGCGCCATCTCCAAATACAACGTCTTTTGCTGCCATGATTAAATTCCTCTCTTAAGTACCAAAATTACTTCTGAACAACAGCCATGATGTCGTCTTCACGCATCACGATGAGCTCTTCGTTGTCTACTTTGACTGTTTGGCCAGCATATTTGCCAAACAACACGCGATCGCCAACTTTGACGTCGAGTGGGTTTAACTTGCCGGTTTCATCGCGCTTACCTGGACCAAC
Coding sequences within:
- a CDS encoding 3-deoxy-D-manno-octulosonic acid transferase translates to MSVTSNSGYGAHPRLWFAAYQLLWHLLLPLAFVRLAWRARYSFAYLHHIPERLGFGYEKPIIKGSIWIHAVSVGETRAAQPLIEAYLARGESILLTHMTLNGRRTGKQLFNKAISAGQIRQVYLPYDLCWCVEHFLKTFKPKFGLFMETEAWPTVVFRCAEINLPLFLVNARLSERSARRVNRFGKAGRALFQAFAGILAQTEFDADRYRSLGVKNVAITGNMKFDVPLDPQLVAQGKAWHQDFHASNRLMVCAASTRDGEEEIILKAWKDLVLSNAFEIQPLLCLVPRHPERFGEVANQIQASGLSFRRRSEWPGLPKDSASLDVILGDSMGEMPMYYSASDVVVMGGSLLPFGGQNLIEACAAGCPVLLGEHTYNFQQAAVDAISIGAAKRIKGDLSLDETIALTESLKALLLNTAELSRMSQAAKSYSTEHQGATKKILAALDQQNFSLS
- the purB gene encoding adenylosuccinate lyase encodes the protein MSQPLSTLNALSPLDGRYAGKLDALRPWLSEAAFMRQRVFVEIHWLLALASAGLPDVPKISAADEAFLLSLPENFSDADAQRIKDIEAVTNHDVKAVEYFLKEKVAGRPDLLKASEFIHFACTSEDINNTSHGLMLRGARDEVLLPQLRKVLSVLTDLAIENAKVPLLSRTHGQPASPSTLGKEIANIAKRLERAIESIAAAPLLGKMNGAVGNYNAHLSAYPDFDWENFSKGVVEKRLGLTFNPYTIQIEPHDGMAQLFDAIARANTILLDMDRDFWAYISVGYFKQRTKAGEIGSSTMPHKVNPIDFENSEGNLGVANALLRHLAEKLPISRWQRDLTDSTVLRNLGPAFGHSVLAYDSALRGLGKLEVNHAAIAADLDECWEVLAEPVQTVMRRYGIENPYEQLKELTRGKGINQADLQNFIRGLKIPDDAKARLLEMTPSSYLGKAVELTERLKK
- a CDS encoding glutathione S-transferase, with translation MKLIGSLTSPYVRKVRIVFLEKKLDVDLELDNVWSADTKIASSNPLGKVPCLIPDDDEAIYDSRVIAEYADALSPVSKLIPTDNRERAAVKTWEALADGIMDAGILARLERTWRPANEQCTAWVDRQNGKINKALEQMSEKLGENAWCHGNQMTLADVALGCAVGYLLFRFPEIKWQAQYPNLDRLYQKLLQRASFVETEPPAA
- the mnmA gene encoding tRNA 2-thiouridine(34) synthase MnmA; protein product: MIQLNSSAIPPSKPKKVVIGMSGGVDSSVAAWMLKEQGYEVVGLFMKNWEDDDSDEYCSARQDWLDVVSVADLIGIDVEAVNFAAEYRERVFAEFLREYSAGRTPNPDVLCNAEIKFKAFLDHAMSLGADAIATGHYARVRHEGGKVQLLKALDASKDQSYFLHRLTQQQLANVLFPLGEIPKTEVREIAEKIGLHNAKKKDSTGICFIGERPFREFLNRYLPRAPGPIKTPEGKIVGEHMGLAFFTLGQRKGIGLGGSQDGNGDAWYVARKDVTNNTLYVVQGHEHPWLLAGKLDAIDASWVAGITPTAGNYSAKTRYRQADSACTLSNNDSLNFSLSFPDAQWAVTPGQSAVLYDGDICLGGGIISA
- a CDS encoding Re/Si-specific NAD(P)(+) transhydrogenase subunit alpha, with translation MRIGVPLETRSGETRVAATPETVKKLIGQGHTVVIQKGAGVQASQPDSAYEAVGASIGSAADAFSAEIVLKVRAPEAAELKQIQSGSVLIGMLDPFDSDNIAAMAAQGITGFSLEAAPRTTRAQSMDVLSSQANIAGYKAVMVAASEYQRFMPMLMTAAGTVKAARVLILGAGVAGLQAIATAKRLGAVIEASDVRPAAKEQIESLGAKFVDVPYETDEEREIAQGVGGYARPMPEAWMRRQAALVAERAQQADIVITTALIPGRKPPVLLHSNTVANMKPGSIVIDLAAGKGDNGSGNCPLTQADKVVDVNGVKIVGYTNLASMVAADASALYARNLLDFMKLIVDKEAKLVIPSDDDIVTACLMCRDGQAVRKN
- a CDS encoding proton-translocating transhydrogenase family protein — its product is MDLAAFQSILTVQSITVFVLAIFVGYHVVWNVTPALHTPLMAVTNAISGIIIVGALLQTEVIGGDEITLTSVIGAVAVFLASINIFGGFMVTRRMLEMFKKKAPKADAAAK
- a CDS encoding NAD(P)(+) transhydrogenase (Re/Si-specific) subunit beta is translated as MSNITAISYLISSVLFILALRGLSSPTTSRQGNTFGMIGMLLAVITTFFVPDFKPAVSLIAAAVVGGAIIGTLAAKRVQMTKMPELVALMHSFVGLSAVLIAIAAVFNTAHDHTGAQKIELFIGAFIGAITFTASVIAFGKLSGKVSGKPVSFSGQHLLNLVLAVSMIGAGIAYYMVDSHAAFLAMCAIALVLGVTLIIPIGGADMPVVVSMLNSYSGWAAAGIGFTLNNPVLIIAGACVGSSGAILSYIMCKAMNRSILAVLLGGFGAEAAAGGGDDGGPKNYKTGSPEDAAFLMENADKVIIVPGYGLAVARAQHALKELTEKLTHHGVTVKYAIHPVAGRMPGHMNVLLAEAEVPYDQVFEMEDINSDFGQADVVLILGANDVVNPAARTPGSPIFGMPILEAFKAKTIIVNKRSMAAGYAGLDNELFYMDKTMMVFGDAKKVVEDMVKSIE
- a CDS encoding tripartite tricarboxylate transporter substrate binding protein, with the translated sequence MQIKPLLPHILISICTIFWAGSISAQNSYPNRTIQTIMPLQAGSGVDILMRPIAQRMSESLGQAITIENIPGGAGLIGAAKIAQSPADGYVLGAFNDSILTMLPNLYKKIDYDPVQSFSPISEVAAITFVLVANPSFPGNTAADLVRIAKEKPGKIDYASGGNGSPQHIGMEIFRQYTGAPIVHIPYRGAAAAVTDVMAGQVPVMISALSVVLPHIRAGKLKVLGVASKTRSPLLPNIPTINESVKGYEFSTWGALLAPKGTPSAVIEKLNESLALVLKDTKLREQLIQQGFEFVPLGPDHLKDMIAQGLARMKKVIKDGGIQPD
- the oxlT gene encoding oxalate/formate MFS antiporter; the encoded protein is MSESTNPLKSKWVQLALGVICMMSISSPQYVWALFTKPIMGQLGVTLTELQVTFSLLIVLQTFFSPFQGWLVDKFGPRLLLSVGTVLTGLSWVLSANLTTVSNLYITYGVLGGLGTGIVYIGVVGLMVRWFPNNRGFAVGMVAAGYGIGALLTTFPISTSLTESGLQSTLTFFGYIIGAVGLLAAQGIRVPHADRVQTAGQIEAAAAGVAPKTMLKTPVFWLMFLMMSMMSTSGLMVISQMGAFAKDFGITTATVFGMAALPLALTIDRVTNGLTRPFFGWVSDKLGREYTMTIAFGLEAIAMFIWISTRSDPLMFVLMSGVVFFGWGEIFSLFPSTLTDTFGQKHATTNYGFLYMAQGVGSIIGGPIAAYIHGVADSWIPVFGIMIALDATAALLAFFVLRPMRANYMKSRAA